A window of the Dyadobacter pollutisoli genome harbors these coding sequences:
- a CDS encoding metallophosphoesterase family protein, giving the protein MKTIQRWAFFGLALAFSSCEGLFQYNPNQVIFKDSDKNQNAQNIARIQALPVADTVKFILMGDSQRWYDESSEFVKSANQQKDISFVVHAGDISDFGLSQEYKWVHEIMSKLNCPYVTVIGNHDLIANGAASYRKMYGPLNYSFEAGNNKFIFIDNSSREYAFDGSVPDLGWLKSQLNDNPGNKNTIVVAHVPPFDGDFDKNLEKGYADLLGNDPNVRISLYGHQHHFLDGEFYNDGVHYYVTTSMGARGYLVVSTWKDGYKVEKVEF; this is encoded by the coding sequence TTGAAAACTATACAACGTTGGGCGTTTTTTGGCCTGGCACTTGCTTTCAGTTCTTGCGAAGGGCTATTCCAGTACAATCCCAATCAGGTTATCTTTAAAGACAGCGATAAGAACCAGAACGCCCAAAACATTGCCAGAATTCAGGCGCTTCCTGTGGCCGACACCGTCAAATTCATCCTCATGGGCGATTCACAGCGTTGGTATGATGAGTCGTCGGAATTTGTAAAAAGCGCCAATCAGCAGAAGGATATTTCCTTCGTGGTACATGCCGGCGACATATCCGATTTTGGCCTGAGCCAGGAGTACAAATGGGTCCATGAGATTATGTCAAAGCTGAACTGTCCGTATGTGACGGTGATCGGTAATCATGACTTGATTGCCAATGGCGCCGCTTCCTATCGTAAAATGTACGGCCCGCTCAATTATTCGTTTGAAGCTGGAAACAACAAATTCATCTTCATTGATAACAGCTCCCGTGAGTACGCTTTCGATGGTTCGGTACCGGATCTTGGCTGGCTGAAATCGCAGCTCAATGATAATCCCGGAAACAAAAACACGATTGTAGTAGCTCACGTGCCGCCATTTGACGGAGATTTTGATAAAAATCTCGAAAAGGGTTATGCCGATCTCCTGGGCAATGATCCTAACGTCAGAATATCGCTATACGGTCACCAGCATCATTTTCTGGATGGTGAGTTTTATAACGACGGCGTGCATTATTACGTCACCACCAGCATGGGTGCAAGAGGTTACCTTGTGGTTTCGACCTGGAAGGATGGTTATAAAGTAGAGAAGGTTGAATTTTGA
- a CDS encoding sulfatase — MKRMLLSVLAFGLALVIPVFGQKKKGEKPNVIVFLVDDMGWQDTSVPFWDKTTDFNKRYRTPNMERLAREGLKFTNAYAMPVCTPTRVSLITGVNAAHHRVTHWTSPDKNKNTDYADSTLQSVDWNINGFSPVAGVEHTFHATALPAVLKQNGYYTIHSGKAHFGSAGTPGSDPKNAGFDINIAGSSIGHPASYAGEKNYDSPVNGKPNRNAVPGLEAYHGTNVFLTDAITTEALKALEKPLSEKKPFFLYLAHYAVHIPLTADKRYMDHYLKAGLDSTEAKYAALVEGMDKSLGDVLQYIDDKKIADNTIILFMSDNGGLSTTPARGGKAWTHNLPLKAGKGSVYEGGIREPMLVRWPGVVKPNSVTDQYVIIEDFFPTILDIAGVKNPKLVQSVDGRSFLPLLQNPAIKNDDRELVWHHPNRWIAAEGPNIHYSSAFRKGDWKLIYDYRKGKLELYNLKSDIGEQTDLATSNPQKVKELAALFTKQLKQWNVQWPVIKATGKQVPWPDEIAPKQI, encoded by the coding sequence CATTGTCTTCCTCGTTGATGATATGGGCTGGCAGGACACCTCGGTGCCGTTTTGGGACAAAACAACGGATTTCAATAAACGCTACCGCACTCCGAATATGGAACGGCTGGCCCGGGAAGGCCTGAAATTCACGAATGCGTACGCAATGCCTGTATGTACGCCTACCCGTGTGAGCCTGATCACGGGTGTAAACGCGGCACACCACCGCGTGACCCACTGGACGTCCCCAGACAAAAATAAAAACACGGATTACGCCGATTCTACATTGCAGTCCGTGGATTGGAATATCAATGGTTTCAGCCCTGTGGCTGGCGTGGAGCATACTTTTCATGCTACTGCCCTACCGGCTGTGCTCAAACAGAACGGCTACTACACCATTCACAGCGGAAAGGCGCATTTCGGTTCGGCCGGCACGCCTGGTTCTGACCCAAAGAATGCAGGTTTTGATATCAATATTGCGGGTAGCTCCATTGGTCACCCGGCCAGCTATGCAGGCGAGAAAAACTATGATAGCCCTGTCAATGGTAAGCCCAACCGCAATGCAGTACCGGGACTCGAAGCGTATCACGGGACCAATGTTTTCCTGACCGACGCCATTACGACTGAGGCATTGAAAGCCCTGGAAAAACCTTTATCGGAGAAAAAGCCGTTTTTCCTCTACCTGGCCCATTATGCGGTTCACATTCCACTGACCGCCGACAAACGTTACATGGATCATTATCTCAAAGCAGGACTTGATAGTACCGAAGCGAAATACGCCGCTTTGGTAGAAGGAATGGACAAAAGCCTGGGTGACGTGCTGCAATACATTGACGATAAAAAAATTGCCGATAACACCATTATCCTTTTCATGTCGGACAATGGTGGATTGAGTACTACGCCGGCCAGAGGCGGCAAAGCCTGGACGCACAATTTGCCTTTGAAAGCGGGTAAAGGTTCTGTTTATGAAGGCGGTATCCGTGAGCCGATGCTCGTGCGCTGGCCTGGCGTCGTAAAGCCAAATTCGGTGACAGACCAGTATGTCATCATTGAAGATTTTTTTCCTACGATCCTGGACATTGCGGGCGTTAAAAACCCGAAACTGGTTCAATCGGTCGATGGCAGGAGCTTTTTGCCCTTGCTGCAAAATCCTGCCATCAAAAACGACGACCGTGAACTTGTCTGGCATCATCCAAACCGCTGGATCGCAGCAGAAGGGCCCAATATCCATTATTCCAGCGCATTCCGGAAGGGGGACTGGAAACTGATTTATGATTACCGGAAAGGCAAGCTTGAACTCTACAACCTTAAAAGCGACATAGGCGAACAAACTGACCTGGCTACTTCTAATCCACAAAAAGTGAAGGAACTAGCTGCTTTGTTTACTAAACAATTGAAACAATGGAATGTGCAATGGCCTGTAATCAAAGCGACCGGAAAGCAAGTTCCCTGGCCCGACGAAATCGCGCCGAAACAGATCTAG